From a region of the Levilactobacillus namurensis genome:
- a CDS encoding S-4TM family putative pore-forming effector, with the protein MKIRFDIAKQNTPEAIQLLSAQRHLYSQAKFIEFFSFLSTLAPIILVLFIKNRICIQFITIIITVVSLLLTQWSKDKIKNATRIQEKFDTLIFGLNWNKILVGREPSPEIINKFSQNKNQGELKDWYPNPNLDSAKLNIIICQRSNVIWNIQLHKICSNVIGGLLCMFLLLIIAGITFKDYMWGHVMDAAIVTTIPIVIKFINYWITFKALLDAETQLINQIDDIIHSIDKNRYSISVKDLRSIQDFIFVNIRSATILVPNWLYFVTKKSHEEAMKSSTKSIADNLKRHSKH; encoded by the coding sequence ATGAAGATAAGATTCGATATAGCTAAGCAAAACACGCCTGAAGCAATTCAATTATTGTCTGCACAAAGACATTTATATTCTCAAGCAAAATTTATAGAATTTTTTAGCTTTTTGTCAACATTAGCTCCAATTATTCTTGTACTTTTTATTAAAAATAGAATTTGTATTCAGTTCATTACAATCATCATCACTGTGGTTTCTCTCCTACTAACTCAGTGGTCAAAAGATAAAATAAAAAACGCTACAAGAATTCAAGAAAAGTTTGACACTCTTATATTTGGACTAAATTGGAATAAAATATTAGTTGGCAGAGAACCGAGCCCAGAGATTATTAATAAGTTCTCACAAAATAAAAATCAAGGTGAGTTAAAAGATTGGTATCCTAATCCGAATTTAGATTCAGCTAAATTAAATATAATTATTTGTCAAAGGAGTAATGTAATCTGGAATATACAGCTTCATAAAATATGTAGCAATGTTATAGGTGGATTACTTTGCATGTTTCTTCTGCTTATTATCGCTGGCATTACTTTTAAAGATTATATGTGGGGACATGTTATGGATGCTGCTATCGTTACTACAATTCCAATTGTTATCAAATTTATAAACTATTGGATCACTTTTAAAGCTTTACTAGATGCAGAAACTCAACTAATTAACCAGATAGATGATATTATTCACTCTATAGATAAAAATAGATATTCAATTTCTGTTAAAGATTTAAGGTCTATTCAAGATTTTATATTTGTTAATATTAGATCTGCAACTATTTTAGTTCCAAATTGGCTTTACTTTGTTACCAAGAAAAGCCATGAAGAAGCAATGAAATCTTCTACTAAAAGTATTGCTGATAATTTAAAAAGACATTCGAAACATTAG
- a CDS encoding protein rep, whose amino-acid sequence MQTLFCPPRLRSLCMWRRAMKQPNQLTQILEKAVKQQKTVHFLFLTPTVENTTDALSINIKDQLLMCFFR is encoded by the coding sequence GTGCAGACTTTGTTTTGCCCTCCTCGTCTGCGATCATTATGTATGTGGCGGCGGGCAATGAAGCAGCCTAATCAGTTAACTCAAATTTTGGAAAAAGCAGTTAAGCAACAGAAGACTGTGCACTTCTTATTTTTAACGCCGACGGTTGAGAATACAACTGATGCGCTTAGCATAAACATAAAAGACCAGCTTCTAATGTGTTTTTTTCGTTAA
- a CDS encoding ParA family protein, whose amino-acid sequence MEIITFSAIKGGVGKTTLAFNYGEWLAKNGKHVLFIDLDHQSNLTQTYNIYDNQDTVGNIFLDRGKVKIHEISACISLIAGDMHLDDIERTIENKTNKNMFLYMWLSDNYERLNLGKFEYIILDCHPDFSTATKNAVIISNAILSPITPSEHGYNAKFNLEERINELRKEAIDYSTRKSYVTTKLFFIANMIKHNTRSSRELLKALKGDPSVLATVPEKELFNRSTLDKKSLSKMAEDHKTYIDQHEFFDSMDKTFNEITEKL is encoded by the coding sequence ATGGAAATTATCACATTTTCAGCTATAAAGGGCGGCGTTGGTAAAACTACCCTAGCTTTTAATTATGGTGAATGGTTAGCCAAAAATGGCAAGCATGTTTTATTTATTGACTTAGACCACCAAAGTAATTTAACCCAGACTTACAACATTTACGACAATCAAGACACCGTTGGCAACATTTTCTTAGATCGAGGGAAAGTCAAAATACATGAAATAAGTGCTTGTATTAGTCTAATTGCCGGAGATATGCACCTTGACGATATTGAGCGTACCATTGAAAATAAGACTAACAAAAACATGTTCCTCTACATGTGGTTGTCAGATAATTATGAACGTTTAAATTTAGGAAAATTTGAGTATATCATTTTAGATTGCCACCCAGATTTTTCTACTGCTACCAAAAATGCAGTCATCATCAGTAATGCTATTCTTAGTCCAATCACGCCCAGTGAACACGGGTATAATGCAAAATTTAACCTAGAAGAAAGAATTAACGAGTTACGCAAAGAAGCCATTGATTACTCTACTAGAAAATCTTATGTCACGACCAAATTATTTTTTATCGCCAACATGATTAAACACAACACAAGATCATCTCGCGAGTTATTAAAAGCCTTAAAAGGCGATCCCAGTGTATTGGCTACAGTTCCAGAAAAGGAGCTATTCAATCGTTCAACGTTGGATAAGAAATCTCTTTCAAAAATGGCTGAAGACCACAAAACATATATTGATCAACATGAATTTTTTGATAGTATGGACAAAACATTTAATGAAATCACGGAAAAATTATAA